A window of the Bacillus andreraoultii genome harbors these coding sequences:
- a CDS encoding restriction endonuclease, whose protein sequence is MRAWMSKGSLLSSIQDMVGIKTGLLITDDDIFRLMRDTSYSNRFESIRNLDNQHLITLRGEEFEEIISIIRVKLGNRDSVPAPFLLKLALDFPEYQDDLAKLVKALSEYTNKNKGPLLINQEFHNKLKEMSGAGEFITILFIKDLIQTLDHSVTNKFTIEEWDGEIPLSDLFQSENLPANKEKFIDQRFIDYLHAQNQDVDGIHWRQFEALTAEFFRRNGYIVTLGKGRNDGGIDVYAVKENKDSKKPEAIIIQCKRHKESNKVGVNIVKALYFDIIDKEVDKGIVATTSYLEPQGKRICDSKKYPIDYAELDKVKNWIDEMKSKSLLRY, encoded by the coding sequence GTGAGAGCATGGATGAGTAAAGGGAGCTTATTAAGCTCTATCCAAGATATGGTAGGAATTAAAACAGGATTACTTATTACAGATGATGATATTTTCAGACTCATGAGAGACACATCTTATAGTAATCGATTTGAATCAATTAGAAATCTGGATAACCAACATTTAATAACTTTAAGAGGAGAGGAATTTGAAGAGATTATATCTATAATTAGAGTGAAGTTAGGAAATAGGGATAGTGTTCCAGCACCGTTTCTCCTAAAATTAGCTTTGGACTTTCCTGAATATCAGGATGACTTGGCAAAACTAGTCAAAGCCTTATCTGAATATACAAATAAGAATAAGGGACCGTTATTAATTAATCAAGAATTCCATAATAAGTTGAAGGAAATGTCGGGTGCAGGTGAATTTATAACAATATTATTTATTAAAGACTTGATACAAACACTTGATCATAGTGTCACAAATAAATTTACAATTGAAGAATGGGATGGGGAAATACCTTTGAGTGATTTATTTCAAAGTGAAAATCTTCCCGCCAATAAAGAGAAATTTATTGACCAAAGATTTATTGATTATCTCCATGCACAAAATCAGGATGTTGACGGCATTCATTGGAGACAGTTTGAAGCACTCACAGCTGAGTTTTTTCGCAGAAATGGCTATATAGTAACATTGGGTAAGGGGCGGAATGATGGAGGCATAGATGTATATGCAGTAAAGGAAAATAAAGACAGTAAAAAGCCAGAAGCCATTATTATTCAATGTAAGCGACATAAAGAATCAAATAAAGTAGGTGTGAATATTGTTAAGGCACTATACTTTGATATTATAGACAAAGAAGTAGATAAAGGAATTGTTGCAACAACTTCATATCTAGAGCCACAAGGGAAAAGAATTTGTGACAGTAAAAAATATCCAATTGACTATGCCGAATTAGATAAGGTAAAAAATTGGATTGATGAAATGAAGAGCAAAAGCCTATTGAGGTATTAA